One Candidatus Peregrinibacteria bacterium DNA segment encodes these proteins:
- a CDS encoding MBL fold metallo-hydrolase produces the protein MKLSFYGADREVTGSRHLLEVNGKRILLDCGMFQGRRQDEKEKNKNFGFDPKTVDAVIVSHAHIDHSGNLPNLVKQGFNGPIYCTKATEDLLKYMLMDSAFIQEKEVEYLNEKKKKIGEELLEPLYTVKDVNETLPLVQSMDYSAVWKPFATDDIQVTFHEAGHILGSAITTILVKDQADGQSKTLAFTGDLGRQNMPLIKDPYQLESVDYLLMESTYGNRLHESILQAESRLAEIVKTTAARGGKILIPAFSLGRTQEVVYSLHKLMDEGAIPKLPIYVDSPLSVNVTAVFRKHLGCLDEDTQKVFLDDKQDPFAFEELRYIESVEESKALNNHNGPCVIVSSSGMCEHGRILHHLKNSIEDHRNTLVIVGFQAQNTLGRKLIEKMNPVNIFGKPHEVRMEIKIMNAYSAHADRSDLLDYAKKVKNLKKLILVHGEDQACEDLKAAMLHNGIKEVLVPSFGDVLEL, from the coding sequence ATGAAACTTTCTTTCTACGGTGCCGATCGCGAAGTGACGGGTTCCAGACATCTTTTGGAAGTGAACGGCAAACGCATCTTACTCGATTGTGGAATGTTTCAAGGACGCCGCCAAGATGAAAAAGAAAAAAATAAAAATTTTGGTTTCGATCCCAAAACCGTAGATGCCGTAATTGTATCCCACGCCCACATCGACCACTCCGGCAATCTTCCCAACTTGGTTAAGCAAGGTTTCAACGGACCCATTTATTGCACCAAAGCCACCGAAGATTTGCTCAAATACATGCTCATGGACTCTGCGTTCATCCAAGAAAAAGAAGTGGAATATTTGAATGAAAAAAAGAAAAAAATCGGGGAAGAACTTCTGGAACCGCTCTACACCGTCAAAGACGTGAATGAAACACTGCCCCTCGTACAAAGCATGGATTATTCTGCCGTTTGGAAGCCTTTTGCAACAGATGACATTCAAGTGACTTTTCATGAAGCCGGACACATACTCGGTTCCGCCATCACCACCATTCTGGTGAAAGACCAAGCAGATGGCCAAAGCAAAACCCTAGCCTTCACCGGAGATTTGGGCCGCCAAAACATGCCGCTCATCAAAGACCCTTATCAATTGGAATCCGTGGACTATCTCCTCATGGAATCCACTTATGGAAATCGCCTGCACGAATCCATACTGCAAGCTGAAAGCAGATTGGCGGAAATAGTGAAAACAACTGCTGCCCGTGGAGGGAAAATCCTCATTCCCGCTTTTTCACTCGGTCGTACCCAAGAAGTGGTTTACTCCCTTCATAAATTGATGGACGAAGGAGCGATTCCTAAATTGCCCATTTATGTGGACTCGCCACTCTCGGTGAATGTGACGGCCGTTTTCCGCAAACATCTGGGATGTCTCGACGAAGACACTCAAAAAGTTTTCCTGGACGACAAGCAAGATCCCTTTGCTTTTGAAGAACTTCGTTACATCGAATCTGTGGAAGAATCCAAGGCCCTCAACAATCACAACGGGCCCTGCGTCATCGTTTCTTCTTCTGGAATGTGTGAACACGGACGCATTTTGCACCACCTTAAAAACTCCATTGAAGATCATCGGAACACGCTTGTGATTGTCGGCTTTCAAGCGCAAAACACACTCGGACGTAAACTCATTGAAAAAATGAATCCGGTGAATATTTTTGGAAAGCCTCACGAAGTGCGCATGGAAATCAAAATCATGAATGCTTACAGTGCCCATGCCGATCGTAGCGACTTGCTTGACTACGCCAAAAAGGTCAAAAATCTCAAAAAACTCATCCTCGTGCATGGGGAAGATCAAGCATGCGAAGATCTCAAAGCCGCCATGCTCCACAACGGGATCAAGGAGGTGCTAGTGCCTTCTTTTGGAGATGTACTTGAGCTCTAG
- a CDS encoding S-layer homology domain-containing protein, with protein MKMIKQFLAQSLLFSLLVTASPSAFATMVASGAPDFTVENVSDVFTTTGYTLSVDVLNQGDTDATLNTSTEVLVGLYVNAILSDSSSIAITEPNPFVVGETETVELSLAMVDSTSALQICVDYDDQWDELDENNNCTNVGGLTTPELPTSDGGDGQDGDDTDDIDLGGDGISGAEGGEIGTGDLPVDGEDFNSPTEDEEESDGTIDSGTGEGSLPDFVADNMNLTGNALSLEVSNIGTPYMDMLAIPLSIYVDGALDHVEYISGTSFVTTAVSTLNYTLNTVPTSTVSVYIDETDFVSEVDDVFNNQDVYLITETETSALPDFVTSNLNLVGNALSLDVSNIGAPYLAMTPIILNIYVDGTLDHVEFINGTSFMTTAVSTLNYTLNTVPTSTVSVYIDETDFVSEVDDVINNQDVYLITENNTETETSALPDFVVSNLNLVGNALSLDVNNVGATYDVINPVFLTIYVDGVLDQMAFVAASQVRDSAVSTLNYTLNTVPTSTVSVYIDETDFVSEVDDVINNQASYSLEEGELVDEDDSGSTGTNGTGTGSDGTGTGSDEEDLVDEGGSTTTPTDSTEDTSNDSDDISDESSNGNGSGTPAPGNGSNGGGSRGNGGGSSSVIRPFDLGGGDDGDVELSSDEDAACETTFEDISDSHAYAEICALYHMGVIHGYAFNLITFGPENALRYYEAAKMLARTLGLATEDAQNYSGEDYVRLMQEAGLMGEVVDANAYMTAAEFKNIFSNYGVDSSDYALQGDSVKREDAANMIYDLLVNG; from the coding sequence ATGAAAATGATTAAACAGTTCCTTGCTCAGAGCCTTCTGTTCAGTCTTTTGGTGACCGCCTCCCCTTCTGCTTTTGCAACAATGGTGGCTTCTGGCGCTCCAGATTTCACTGTTGAGAATGTTTCCGATGTGTTCACCACTACAGGTTACACTCTCAGTGTGGATGTTTTGAACCAAGGAGACACCGATGCCACACTGAACACTTCCACAGAGGTGTTAGTTGGACTCTATGTGAATGCCATTCTCTCAGATTCCAGTTCCATTGCTATTACAGAACCCAACCCTTTCGTAGTCGGTGAAACGGAGACCGTGGAACTGTCCCTTGCTATGGTTGACAGTACAAGTGCCTTGCAAATTTGTGTGGATTACGATGACCAGTGGGATGAATTGGATGAGAATAATAACTGTACCAATGTGGGTGGACTCACAACGCCTGAACTGCCTACTTCAGATGGTGGAGATGGTCAAGACGGTGACGACACCGATGATATAGACTTGGGTGGAGACGGTATTTCTGGTGCGGAAGGGGGTGAGATCGGCACGGGTGACCTTCCGGTTGATGGGGAAGATTTTAATTCCCCTACTGAGGATGAAGAAGAATCAGATGGCACTATTGATAGTGGAACTGGGGAAGGCAGTCTTCCTGACTTTGTAGCAGATAATATGAATCTTACTGGAAACGCGCTTTCTTTGGAGGTGAGCAATATCGGTACTCCTTACATGGATATGCTTGCAATTCCATTGAGCATTTATGTGGATGGTGCTTTGGATCATGTGGAATACATCAGTGGTACTAGCTTTGTGACTACTGCTGTGAGCACTCTCAACTACACGCTCAACACTGTGCCCACTTCCACCGTTTCTGTTTATATCGATGAAACTGATTTTGTCTCTGAGGTGGATGACGTGTTCAATAATCAAGACGTTTATCTTATTACCGAGACAGAAACCAGCGCGCTTCCTGACTTTGTTACCAGCAACTTGAATCTTGTTGGAAACGCGCTTTCTTTGGATGTGAGTAATATCGGTGCTCCTTACCTGGCTATGACTCCGATTATATTGAATATTTATGTAGATGGCACTTTGGATCATGTTGAATTCATCAATGGTACCAGTTTTATGACTACAGCTGTGAGCACTCTCAACTACACGCTCAACACTGTGCCCACTTCCACCGTTTCTGTTTATATCGATGAAACTGATTTTGTCTCTGAGGTGGATGATGTGATCAACAATCAAGATGTTTATCTTATTACCGAGAACAATACCGAGACAGAAACCAGCGCGCTTCCTGACTTTGTTGTCAGCAACTTGAATCTTGTTGGAAACGCGCTTTCTTTGGATGTGAATAATGTGGGTGCTACCTACGATGTTATCAATCCAGTTTTCTTAACTATTTATGTGGATGGTGTCCTAGACCAGATGGCCTTCGTCGCTGCCAGTCAGGTTAGAGACAGCGCTGTGAGCACTCTCAACTACACGCTCAACACTGTGCCCACTTCCACCGTTTCTGTTTATATCGATGAAACTGATTTTGTCTCTGAGGTGGATGATGTGATCAACAATCAAGCCAGCTATTCTCTTGAAGAGGGTGAATTGGTGGACGAGGATGATTCTGGTTCAACCGGTACGAATGGAACTGGCACGGGTTCCGATGGCACTGGCACCGGTTCCGATGAAGAAGACTTGGTAGATGAAGGCGGTTCCACTACAACCCCAACTGACAGTACTGAAGACACTTCCAATGACAGCGATGACATCAGTGATGAAAGTTCAAATGGTAATGGTTCCGGCACTCCTGCACCAGGAAATGGCAGTAATGGGGGTGGCAGCCGAGGGAACGGTGGAGGATCTTCTTCTGTTATTAGGCCATTTGATCTTGGGGGGGGTGATGATGGAGATGTAGAACTTTCTAGCGATGAAGATGCTGCTTGTGAAACCACATTTGAAGACATTTCAGATTCTCATGCTTATGCAGAAATCTGTGCCTTGTACCATATGGGAGTGATCCATGGATATGCATTCAACTTGATCACATTCGGACCTGAAAATGCGTTGCGTTACTATGAAGCTGCAAAAATGCTCGCTCGCACCTTGGGACTTGCTACCGAAGATGCACAAAACTACAGTGGTGAGGACTATGTGAGACTCATGCAAGAAGCAGGCCTGATGGGAGAGGTAGTGGATGCCAATGCTTACATGACGGCTGCAGAATTTAAGAATATCTTCAGCAATTATGGTGTGGACAGTTCTGACTACGCCCTTCAAGGAGATTCCGTCAAACGTGAAGATGCTGCAAATATGATTTACGACTTGCTGGTGAACGGATAG